cgtggacacactctccccctctcgttgctatgtatctcctagatagatcttgcgtgagcgtaggaatttttttaaattgcatgctacgttcccaacacttggagtgcaagtcagagaagcctcgaggcggccacaaggacgtagggcgcgcccagggggatagggcgcgcgccccacccttggGGGCCCCTCATGaatccaccgacctatttcttctgcctatgtattctcaaatattccaaaacctatcaggagagccacgaaaacacttttccaccaccgcaaccttctgtacccatgagatcccatctaggggcctttttcggtgtcctgccggagggggattcgatcacggagggcttctacatcaacaccattgcctctccgatgaagcgtgagtagtttacctcagacatacgggtccatagctagtagctagatggcttcttctgtctctttgattctcaatactatgttctcctcgatgttcttggagatctattcgatgtaatacctttttgcgatgtgtttgccgagatccgatgaattgtggatttatgatcagcttatctatgaatattatttgaatcttctctggattcttatatgcatgatttgatatctttgcaactctcttcgaactatcgatttggtttggccaactagattggtttttcttgcaatgggagaagtgcttagctttgggttcaatcttgcggtgcttgatcccagtgacagaaggggaaccgacacgtattgtattgttgccatcgaggataacaagaatgggttttcatcatatttcttgagtttatcctgctacatcatgtcatctcacttaatgcgttactctgttctatgaacttaatactctagatgcaggcaggagtctgtctatgtgtggagtaatagtagtagatgcaggcaagagtcggtctacttgacacggacgtgatgcctatattcatgatcattgccttagatatcgtcataactttgcgcttttctatcaattgctcggcagtaatttgttcaccgaccataatattttctattttgagagaagcctctagagaaacctatggcccccgggtcaattttccatcatataagtttccgatctacaattttagtttccaatctacttccattgcaatcttttactttccaatctataaaccaaaaataccaaaaatatttactttaccgtttatccatctctatcagatctcactttgcaaataaccgtgaaggaattgacaacccctttatcgtgttgggtgcaagttggtgtttgtttgtgcatgtattcggtgacttgcatgttgtctcctactggattgatacattggttctcaaactgagggaaatacttactctactttgctgtatcaccctttcctcttcaagggaaaaaccaacacaagctcaagaggtagcatgcggcTGGGGCGATGCCGGCTCGTCCTTCACGCGGCGGAGGCATTGGGGGGATTCCAACTCCTGCTTCACGTGGCCCCCGATGTGGAGGCCGCTATTGCTGAGCGGGGACGCTGGCTCATCCTTCACCTGCCGGAGTGGGGatgtgctacttgtgagctacattgggttttccccaaagaggaggggatgatgcagtacagtaatgataagtatttccctcagttatgaaccaaggttatcaatccagtaggggaatCACGCAACAACTAGTtagcaacacctgcacacaaaataactaattcttgcacccaacgcgaacaaggggttgtcaatcccttggcggttaattgcaagattaaattgtatgttgatagatagatagatagatagatagatagatagatagatagatagatagaacaaaaatacaaaataaaataaataaattaaaattgcagcaaggtattcttaggatttttaatatatgatagaagtagacccaggggccatagttttcactagaggcttctctcttgaaaatcgcatatggtgggtaaataaataactgttgggcaattgataaaaaaacaaaaaaaaacatgacgatatccaaggcaatgatcatgtatataggcatcacgtccgagacaagtagaccaaaatgattctgcatctactactattactccacacatcaaccgccatccagcatgcatctgagtattaagttcataaagaacggaataacgccttaagcaagatgacatgatgtagacaaagtaaactcacgcatgaataaaccccatctttttacccttaattgcaacgatacatacgtgtcatgtcaccttctgtcactgggattgagcaccgcaagatcaaacccatcacaaagcacctctcccattgcaagataaatcaatctagttggccaaaccaaatcagtagatcagagagaaatacgaagctataacaatcatgcataaaagaattcagagaaaactcaaataatattcatggataatctgatcataaactcacaattcattggatcccaacaaacacatcgcaaaaaatgattacatcggatagaactccaagaacatcaaggagaatattgtatggaagatcaaaaagagagaagaggccatctagctactaactatggacccgtaggtctgtggcaaactactcacacatcatcggaagggcatcaAGGTTGATCTAGAGCCCCttcatgattgattccccctccggcggagtaccgaaaaaggtcccgagatgggatctctcaagaacaaaggcttgcggcggcggaaaaagtatttcgtggactcctctgttggtttcacgattttagagaatttatagagtcggagttaggtcaaacagagacacatgggccccacaagccaccagggcgcgccctacccccttgggcgcgccctagtgcCTCATGGGCCACTTCTCCATCTTCTCATCCCCttccgaagcttccagggtctcttatgtccagaaaaaaaaccaccaaaaagtttcattgcatttggacttcgattggtactgatattctaaaaaactaaaaacaggcaaaaacaacaactggcactgggcactaagttaataggttagtcccaaaaaatgatataaagtttcttgtaactgtatataaaacatccaagattgataatataatagcatggaacaattaaaaaatagagatacgttggagacgtatcaggatgccGGCTCCCGCTTAACCCGGACCCGCGGTAGGTACGGTGGCTCCTCCTTCACGTGTGCCGATGATGGTGTAGCCGGACCCGTCTGACGAAGCAAATGCTCCGTCATGATCTCCACTTGATGGACGAATTTTTCGTCCGCCAGAGCTGACAGGGCCGCTGCTATGGCTGGTCCTCCTCGTCACCGGAGGAGATGACTATCTCCTCCTTGTCGGAGGAGCCTGCCGCCGTGGATGTGAATGGTCCAGGTGAGCGAGGGCGACGACGCCATGATCCGCCTGACGACGAactgccgcctgccggcgcgaAGAACTATCATCGCCGCTGGACTCAGAGTGGAGGAAGGGCTCGacgaggggaggaggatggtgcAGTTCTGGACAGCGACACAGCACGGCTTAAATAGCCGCGACCAGGCCACGTGGAGGGCggttgatacgtctctaatgtatctataattttttattgtttcatgttattatagtatcaatcttggatgttttatatgtaattTTATATTATTtcctgggactaacctattaacccagtgcctagtgccacttgctgtttttttgcctgttttggttttccaggaaatcagtaccaaacggagtctaaacgctacaaaactttttgaagatttttttctcgacaagagagaccctagaaaCTTCAAGAGGAGACTAGGGGGCAAATGAGAAGacgacaaggcaacagggcgcgccgggggggctgttaccttgtgggccccttgtgactcCGTCTGGCCTAATTCCAcatctataaattctctaaaattgggaaaccaacagagagccacacAAAACACTTTTTCCGCCCTCGCAAATTTCTATTCTTCGGCAatctcatctggaggccttttccggcactctaccggagggggaatcgatcacggagcaCTCCTACATCAACCttattgccctttcgatgatgcgtgtagtttaccacagacctacgggtccatagctagtagctagatggcctcttctctctctttgatcctcaatacaatgttctcctcgatgttcttggagttctattcgatgtaatcttcttttgcgttgtgtttgttgtgATCCGATAAATTAttgggtttatgattagattattcatgaatattatttgagtcttttctgaattcttatatgcatgattgtgaTAGCTTTGTATTTATCTCCGATCTCGGTTTGGTTTGGGCAACTATATTGATTTaccttgcaatggaagaggtgctttgtgatgagttTGATCTTGCGGTATTCAATCTCAGTGAGAGAAGGgaacaagacacgtatttgtattgttgccattaagggtaaaacgacggggtttattcgtattgattgagtttactttgtctacatcatgtcatcttgattaatgcattactcttttttatacTTAATACCATGGATGAATGGTGGATAGCGGCCGATTGGTGGAGTACTAGTTGTaaacgcaggcaggagtcggtctacttgtctcgggcgtgatgcctatttatatgatcattgccttgaatatcgtcataactatgcgtttttatCAATTGCCCcaaagtaatttgtttacccatcatatgctaagtgttcaagagagaagcttctagtgaaaactatggtccctaggtctacttttatcatatataaaatccaaaaacactttgctgcaattttattttcttcttttattttgcaatttactttatctatctaccactacgagatttaatccttaCGAGTAACCGCCAAGGGGATTAACAACCCTcttgatcgcgttgggtgcaagtatttgaatTTGTTTATGCAGGTGTTGTTAACGAGGTTCTTTGTgattctcctactgaattgataaccgtggttcttaaccgagggaaatacttatctctattgtactgcatctactctcttcttgggggaaatcccaacgcagttcaCAAGTAGCAGTGGTCAGTCCGTTTCAATGCGGCGCAGcagccggagttggtttctcgagACGCGGCATCCGCATTGAAGCGGCGGCGACGCCCAAGAGGCCGCGTCCATCTGTTCCGCCTTTCCGTCCGGCCAAATCCCGGCATCAATGGCGGCCGCTGCATGCCTCGGGCTGGCATGAATGCAGCAGGTAAGTGGCGCAACGCGTGGGATAAAAACGCGGGAAGGGCTGGTGGGTGGTTTGAGTGGGTCAGGGCGATTAGAAGCGGGCGTGACAACAGTCCGGAACTTCCGCAAACCTTATTTTTCTTTGGTTTGCCGGATAAATCACGTCAGAACCGTGCCGCGGACCGATACATGAACGTTGGATGACTTCAGCGGTCCAGACAGCACGGTTGGGACGAATGCGAGTGATTTAAGGGTCGGCGTTGAGATGCCCTTACCTGTATCTAAGCTATCATGGGTGCGCACATGACAACTGCTACCCTGCGCGATCGAGCAGCAGCACATGGGAAGACGCACATGAAACCGCACTGATTAATCGCAATGCAATGCAACCACGGGCATCTCATGTAGTACTGCGAATCTGCATATCCCCCCAGATCTGGGTGCTAGCGGTGACATGCAGGGGCTGAAGCTTCGTGAAATGCATGGCGTGGGCTGATTGTACGAATCCACACGCGTAGTTGCGTAGGGAAGAAGATAGGCCACTGGAAAATCTGGACGTTGCAGACGCAAAATAGTATAGAAATCTTGAGATTATGTGTTAGTACTTGATTAATTGGTTAGAGAAACGAGTAAAAATGCATTTGAGAGGAACTAAACGTTCGAAATTCAGTACCAAGCTCCACTCAACAACTACAACAAAATCAGTACCAGGCACACTGGCACGGAAGCACGGAGATCTATGTGCCTGGTGCTTACTGCGGAGGAAGCAAGTTCCGAACTTCAGAATTCATGTTCTGTGGTGACTTGAGATTGTAAAAAAGAAGATGTTTATATTCGTCAGAGAAGAAAGAAGATGATTGTCGTCGAGACAGAATCTCCAGCAACCCTTTTCTGGGCACACTCAAATGCGATTCCCCCACAAATAGGAAAATAAAAGTGTAAAGAAGTGTAGCGCACAGCTCACACAACGACATGATCACATCGGATAAAAAAATTGAGGCAATCACAGAGAGATGAAATAAAAGAAGAAATGGTGCCATGTCCTGTCCTCACTGAGACTCAGACGACCTCCCGTCGCTCTGTCCTGCATCCTTGCCTCTTCTCCACACTCATCTCCAAGGCATAAACCTCTCCCTCCCTGTCTGGCAATCATCATTGTCAACAATGGCGGAACCCAAGGCGGCCAAGAGCAAGTCGTCGTCCAAGTCCAAGAAACACCACCACCAGGGGGACGGCGAGGCGTCCAAGAAGGCGACCAAGGCGAAGGCCGAGGCCACGGCCacgccgtcgccggcgccggcgccgtcgcTCGACGCGCACTTCAAGCCGTGCGCCGACGTGGCGGGCCTCCGCTTCGGCGCGCAGCTCGTCACGCGCGCGCTCACCGTGCGGCGCGCCGGCCCGCTCGAGCTGCCGCACCTGCTCCGAGTCGTcgtccccgacgccggcgccggGCAGAGCACGAAGGGCAAAGGGGCGCAGCCGCTGTCGTTCGCGCCGACGACGACCGCGTACATCCCGACCAACTTCGCCATCCTGGCGCACCACGCGTGGCACACGCTCACGCTCGGGCTCGGCACCAAGAactccaaggccgccgtcttcgTCTTCGAGTCCGCCGCCATGaaggccgccgccgacgccgcctggCCGCAGGTGCTGCCGCTCGGGGACGTCGGGAAGCGCCTTCTCCGCGCCGCCCCGGGCGCGCCGGAGATGGCCCGCTTCAAGTTCCGCAAGGGCTGCGTCACCTTCTACGTCTACGCCGTCCGGACCGCCCGCGCGCGCGGGTTCGCGCGCGCCGATGAGCTCAGGGCAGTCATCGAGGCCGTCGCCAAGCTCAAGGACTTCTTGGACCACACTGCCATGCTCGCGCTCCCGGGTCAGAGGAGCATTGACGCCGCCGCTCCGGTCGGCATCGTGCATTGATGCAAACTTATATTTGTatagagatttcttcttctttctttttcttttgttctgGCATGTGATTAATTTCTGAATGTGACATCTAAAAAAAACTGAATTTGAGCACTTGTTTTGTGGATTGAGATGCTGAGAAATTCCTAAACTCTCTTGTTACTTAGTCGATCGACGATTGGCCTCAGGAGATGTAACTGCAATAAATAGCATATCTTCCAGGTTGGAAAACGGGAAGCTGATCTTGGCTCTCTCATCCTTTGATTCTTCATGCTGTGACGAGATACATGCTTGAAGTACACAAAATTGTCAGAGTTCAGTTCTGAATGTGACCCCAAGTTTTTATGCAAATTTGATCAGGATTGCCGAGCTGCTTTCTGCAATATTATAAGTGAATCTTCAACAGTGTTAAGTCTTGAGGAATGCTTCAGTTGGGGAGCATCCCATACTGAGATGAAGTGCAGAGCTGAACTCCATCATTGCCTCAAGTTGAGCTGTACTTTACAGCCATGAGATTCTACTTCCAGGTCACAGGTCTCCAGAACGAAAGCTATATGATATTCCTCCTCACTGTGAGGCCATCTCCTTCCACAGTTCCACTGCCACTCAATGATTGCTTCTATTTTATTTGTGTGATACCGCAATGTAATAGCCACAAATGCTCTGGAAACATAGGTCTTAATTTGAAGAGTACCATTTTCTCCCTCATAAGCAAGAACCAATTTCCCCTAAAGAAAAAGAAAGCAAGAACCAATTCACAAGTGCAGAAAAAGGCTCAAGAAGCAAGCTCAAGAGGACATGGGGATGCATAGAACAACTCACAATCTTGGTACTGACACAATGATAATTGCATTAGAGCAAGCAAGCAAAGCAGCTTCCTTCACCATCGACATGCCACCATAACCCACATGGATGTAAAACAATGC
This window of the Triticum aestivum cultivar Chinese Spring chromosome 5D, IWGSC CS RefSeq v2.1, whole genome shotgun sequence genome carries:
- the LOC123119694 gene encoding uncharacterized protein translates to MAEPKAAKSKSSSKSKKHHHQGDGEASKKATKAKAEATATPSPAPAPSLDAHFKPCADVAGLRFGAQLVTRALTVRRAGPLELPHLLRVVVPDAGAGQSTKGKGAQPLSFAPTTTAYIPTNFAILAHHAWHTLTLGLGTKNSKAAVFVFESAAMKAAADAAWPQVLPLGDVGKRLLRAAPGAPEMARFKFRKGCVTFYVYAVRTARARGFARADELRAVIEAVAKLKDFLDHTAMLALPGQRSIDAAAPVGIVH